The following proteins come from a genomic window of Daphnia carinata strain CSIRO-1 chromosome 6, CSIRO_AGI_Dcar_HiC_V3, whole genome shotgun sequence:
- the LOC130689722 gene encoding retinol-binding protein pinta-like encodes MPEKLDYVSTLTPEIIERAEKELSEDEHLRTQSVLALREWAKKQPHLQAMPLDSKFLLKYLRGCKYSMEKTKKKIDMTLTLRTALPEFFSGWDPLSRENQAALSLGGSLPLPGYDHQGRKVVLIRPGSYDPDKIKLEHIQRASFMVWEVMGDEDEQMFVTGMILIFDLTNFGMNHFTAMPLATVKKLMPCWEDASPIRPKSMNYIHTPSIFNLVNNFMNTIMKDKMKQRMRVHGDDMESLYKEVSKEVLPKEYGGDNMSLAELTVYWKKKCEDRRDFLIAQSKMKSDESKRPGRPKTSDELFGIEGSFRKLNVD; translated from the exons ATGCCAGAAAAATTGGACTATGTATCAACTCTAACGCCTGAAATCATCGAGAGAGCCGAAAAGGAACTGTCCGAAGATGAACACCTGCGCACTCAAAGTGTTTTGGCTCTTCGTGAATGGGCCAAGAAGCAGCCCCACTTACAGGCCATGCCCTTAG actcCAAATTTCTGTTGAAATATTTACGCGGCTGCAAGTACAGCATGgagaagacgaaaaagaagatCGACATGACTTTAACTTTGCGTACCGCTCTGCCGGAATTTTTCAGCGGATGGGATCCATTGTCTCGTGAAAATCAAGCGGCTCTAAGTCTGGG AGGTTCTCTTCCCTTGCCCGGTTATGATCACCAAGGTCGCAAAGTTGTACTGATCCGTCCGGGAAGTTACGATCCAGATAAAATCAAG CTGGAGCACATCCAACGAGCAAGTTTTATGGTCTGGGAGGTAATGGGCGATGAGGACGAGCAGATGTTTGTTACCGGAATGATTTTAATATTCGACTTGACCAATTTTGGCATGAACCATTTCACCGCCATGCCGTTGGCTACAGTCAAAAAGTTAATGCCTTGTTGGGAG GATGCATCTCCCATCCGTCCGAAGAGCATGAATTACATCCACACGCCTTCCATCTTTAATTTGGTCAACAATTTTATGAACACTATCATGaaagacaaaatgaaacagagg ATGCGTGTGCACGGCGATGACATGGAATCCCTTTACAAGGAAGTTTCTAAAGAGGTTTTGCCCAAAGAATACGGTGGCGATAACATGTCCCTCGCTGAGCTTACTG TCTATTGGAAGAAGAAGTGCGAGGATCGTCGGGATTTCCTTATCGCACAATCCAAAATGAAATCGGACGAATCGAAACGCCCCGGTCGCCCGAAAACTTCTGACGAATTATTTGGCATTGAGGGATCTTTTCGAAAACTCAACGTTGATTGA
- the LOC132088021 gene encoding inter-alpha-trypsin inhibitor-like, giving the protein MFSLAILGACLVLVTTQNSPPEDVCSLNREVGKCRASIQAWYFDKASNECKTFNYSGCSGNANNFNSKEACDKRCATTTNPCNLKMERGACRQSLAAWYFDASAGQCKPFTYSGCRGNANNFSTQKMCESKCAPSTPKPAPKQSGK; this is encoded by the exons ATGTTCTCCCTG GCAATTTTAGGTGCTTGTTTGGTATTAGTTACTACGCAAAACAGCCCACCTGAAG ATGTTTGCAGCTTGAACCGCGAAGTCGGAAAGTGCAGGGCATCAATTCAAGCATGGTATTTCGACAAAGCGAGTAACGAGTGCAAAACTTTCAATTACAGCGGCTGTAGCGGCAACGCAAATAATTTCAACTCGAAAGAGGCGTGCGACAAACGCTGCGCAACAACCACAA ATCCATGCAACTTGAAAATGGAACGCGGAGCATGCAGGCAATCCCTGGCTGCTTGGTATTTCGACGCGTCTGCTGGCCAGTGTAAACCCTTCACTTATAGCGGATGTCGAGGAAATGCCAACAACTTCTCCACGCAAAAGATGTGCGAAAGCAAATGCGCCCCATCTACACCAAAACCTGCACCCAAACAATCAGGTAAGTGA
- the LOC130689720 gene encoding retinol-binding protein pinta-like translates to MPEKLDYVTTLKPEIIEKAEKELSEDEHLRTQSVMALREWVKKQPHLKALPLDAKFLLKYLRGCKYSMEKTKKKLDLTLTLRSALPEFFSGWDPMSAENQEALSLGGTLPLPGYDHQGRKVVLIRPGAYDPTKTKIENIQRASFMVWDIMSDEDEQMFVTGILLLFDFSDYGMSHFTAMPFSMIKKLMPCWEEASPIRPKSMNYIHTPSIFNLINNLINSVMKDKMKQRLRVHGEDFESLYKEISKDVLPKEYGGENMSLAELTAYWKKKCEDRREFLIERSNMKTVESKRPGKPKTSDELFGIEGSFRKLNVD, encoded by the exons ATGCCTGAAAAATTGGATTACGTAACGACATTGAAGCCTGAAATCATCGAGAAAGCCGAAAAGGAATTGTCGGAAGATGAACATTTACGTACTCAGAGTGTTATGGCTCTTCGCGAATGGGTCAAGAAACAACCTCATTTAAAAGCATTGCCCCTAG ATGCCAAGTTTCTGTTGAAATATTTACGCGGCTGCAAGTACAGCATGgagaagacgaaaaagaagctGGACTTAACGTTGACGTTACGCAGTGCCCTGCCGGAATTTTTCAGCGGATGGGATCCGATGTCTGCCGAAAATCAAGAAGCTCTGAGTTTGGG GGGAACTCTACCTCTGCCCGGGTATGATCATCAAGGTCGTAAGGTAGTGTTAATCCGACCAGGTGCTTACGATCCCACAAAAACCAAG ATTGAGAATATTCAACGGGCCAGTTTTATGGTCTGGGATATAATGAGTGACGAAGACGAGCAGATGTTCGTTACTGGCATTCTGTTGCTTTTCGATTTCTCCGATTACGGCATGAGTCACTTTACGGCTATGCCGTTCTCCATGATCAAGAAGCTGATGCCTTGTTGGGAG GAAGCTTCGCCAATCCGTCCGAAGAGCATGAACTACATCCACACGCCTTCCATCTTTAATTTGATCAacaatcttatcaatagcgTCATGAAAGACAAAATGAAGCAGAGG TTGCGCGTACACGGAGAAGATTTTGAATCCCTCTACAAGGAAATATCGAAAGATGTGTTGCCCAAAGAATACGGAGGCGAGAATATGTCGTTAGCTGAGCTTACTG CTTACTGGAAGAAAAAGTGCGAAGACCGTCGCGAGTTCCTGATTGAGCGATCCAACATGAAGACGGTTGAGTCGAAACGTCCAGGTAAACCGAAAACGTCTGACGAACTCTTTGGTATTGAAGGATCCTTCCGTAAACTCAACGTTGATTGA
- the LOC130689724 gene encoding alpha-tocopherol transfer protein-like: MSEKINYVTTLTPEIIEKAEKELSEDDHLRTQSVLALREWAKKQPHLESMPLDAQFLLKYLRGCKFSMEKTKKKLDMTLTLRTALPEYFGDWDPMTPENQLVLSMGGILPLPGYDHLGRKVVVNRPGVNNPAKCKFEDVQRVGFMLNEIMADEDEQMFITGLVVLIDMANFTMGHMTAMPMAAMKKLMPCWEDASPIRPKSLNYIHTSSIFNTINNMMSSLMNDKIKQRMRVHGDDMESLYKEIPKSILPTDYGGDNVSLDEITAYWKKKCEDRRDFLITQSKIKSDESKRPGRPKTSDELFGIEGSFRKLNVD, encoded by the exons ATGTCTGAAAAGATAAACTATGTGACTACACTGACACCTGAAATCATCGAGAAAGCCGAAAAGGAACTGTCGGAAGATGATCATTTACGTACACAAAGCGTTTTGGCCCTCCGCGAGTGGGCTAAGAAACAACCTCATTTGGAGTCGATGCCGTTAg ATGCACAATTTCTGTTGAAATATTTACGCGGATGCAAGTTCAGTATggaaaagacgaaaaaaaagttggacaTGACGTTGACTTTGCGTACCGCTCTGCCGGAATACTTCGGCGATTGGGATCCGATGACTCCCGAGAATCAACTCGTCCTTAGTATGGG GGGTATTCTACCGCTTCCAGGGTATGACCATCTAGGTCGTAAGGTGGTAGTGAACCGACCTGGAGTGAACAATCCTGCTAAATGTAAA TTTGAGGATGTTCAACGTGTAGGTTTTATGCTCAACGAAATAATGGCAGATGAAGATGAACAGATGTTTATCACTGGCCTTGTTGTTCTTATTGACATGGCAAACTTCACCATGGGTCACATGACGGCGATGCCAATGGCCGCAATGAAGAAGCTGATGCCTTGCTGGGAG GACGCCTCTCCCATCCGTCCCAAAAGCTTGAACTACATCCACACTTCGTCTATTTTCAACACGATTAATAATATGATGAGTAGCCTGATGAATGACAAAATTAAACAAAGG ATGCGTGTCCATGGAGATGACATGGAATCCCTCTATAAGGAAATCCCTAAAAGCATTTTGCCTACAGATTACGGCGGTGATAATGTGTCACTTGATGAGATAACGG cttattggaaaaagaaatgcgaggATCGCCGTGATTTTTTAATTACGCAATCTAAAATCAAATCGGACGAATCTAAACGACCCGGGCGCCCAAAAACATCCGATGAACTATTCGGTATTGAAGGATCTTTTCGCAAGTTGAACGTCGATTAA
- the LOC130689723 gene encoding retinaldehyde-binding protein 1-like codes for MSEKLDYVTTLTPEILQIAEKELSEDEHLRTHSVLALREWVKKQPHLQAMPLVMRVLFRCKFFLKYLRGCKYSMEKTKKKLDLTLTLRTALPEFFGDWDPMLPENQAILSLGGSLPLPGYDHLGRRVLLARPGAHDPAKFKFEHVQRVGFMVSEVLGDEDEQLFITGMVILIDLSDFGMNHFTSMPLPMIKKLMPCFEDAAPIRPKSMNYIHTPSIFNLIHNLINTMMKEKMQKRLRIHGDDMESLYKEIPKSILPKDYGGDNMSVAELTTYWKKKCEDRRDFLIAQSKVKSDESRRPGRPKTADELFGIEGSFRKLNVD; via the exons ATGTCTGAAAAGCTCGACTACGTAACGACGCTGACACCTGAGATCCTGCAAATAGCTGAGAAAGAATTATCAGAGGATGAACATTTGCGCACGCATAGTGTTCTGGCTCTTCGCGAATGGGTCAAGAAACAGCCGCATTTGCAAGCGATGCCTCTAG TAATGCGTGTTCTGTTTAGATGCAAgttttttctgaaatatttACGTGGATGCAAGTACAGCATGgagaagacgaaaaagaaattggacttGACGTTGACTTTGCGCACCGCTCTGCCGGAATTTTTCGGCGATTGGGATCCAATGTTACCCGAAAATCAAGCGATTCTTAGTTTAGG GGGATCTCTTCCGCTTCCAGGATATGATCATCTAGGACGTAGGGTACTATTGGCCCGCCCTGGAGCGCACGATCCGGCAAAATTCAAg TTTGAGCACGTGCAAAGAGTAGGTTTCATGGTGTCGGAAGTGTTGGGTGACGAAGACGAGCAGTTGTTTATCACTGGAATGGTGATACTGATCGATTTGTCCGACTTCGGAATGAATCATTTTACATCGATGCCATTGCCTATGATAAAAAAGCTAATGCCTTGTTTTGAa GATGCAGCTCCAATCCGCCCGAAGAGCATGAATTACATTCATACTCCATCGATCTTCAATTTGATCCACAACCTGATTAACAccatgatgaaagaaaaaatgcagaAGAGG TTGCGTATACACGGAGACGACATGGAATCGCTGTACAAGGAGATCCCGAAGAGTATTCTGCCTAAGGATTACGGTGGTGATAACATGTCCGTTGCCGAGCTAACTA CCTATTGGAAGAAGAAATGCGAGGATCGGCGGGACTTCCTGATTGCGCAGTCCAAAGTGAAGTCGGACGAGAGCAGACGTCCCGGCCGTCCCAAAACAGCGGATGAGCTGTTTGGCATCGAAGGGTCTTTCCGCAAGCTCAATGTCGATTGA
- the LOC130689729 gene encoding uncharacterized protein LOC130689729 translates to MKFALIFLLSAVVAMSQQQFLRPRPHGLVWWSPYLHPQPAARNDFHLGQSLYDDVEQEHVSARRFRPSRPIPVYQNEDLNADLSDDDQNNDEVNGQAQFPDSQQRVNVYRGFNGGRFFYSSTINNPFFKTATFTLTSTVTTLASIVICVPANNLAANPAPACAGRKRRGMDDNETHQFPISPSETLKVTPTAVPSLELEARQLFADEEKNEHELISSKEIVNKFVPVEAEKPREKRFFGGGIAASTTIISYSFIGATVTSTVLLDPTAGGLAACLPAGYVVCA, encoded by the exons ATGAAATTCGCACTGATCTTCCTGCTGTCGGCTGTTGTCGCCATGTCCCAGCAACAATTCTTGCGGCCTAGGCCGCACGGGTTGGTCTGGTGGTCACCTTATTTGCATCCACAACCGGCTGCTCGCAACGATTTCCACTTGGGCCAATCTCTTTACGACGATGTCGAGCAAGAGCACGTCTCGGCCCGCCGTTTCAGACCTTCCCGTCCCATCCCAGTTTACCAG AATGAGGATTTGAACGCCGACTTGTCGGACGACGATCAAAATAACGACGAAGTCAATGGACAGGCTCAGTTTCCAGACAGCCAGCAAAGAGTCAACGTCTACAGAGGATTCAATGGAGGTCGATTCTTTTATAGCAGCACAATCAACAATCCTTTCTTCAAAACAGCCACGTTCACTCTAACTTCGACTGTTACCACCCTTGCTTCGATCGTCATTTGCGTACCAGCCAACAACCTGGCCGCCAATCCGGCACCGGCTTGCGCTGGCCGCAAAAGACGTGGAATGGACGACAATGAAACCCACCAGTTCCCCATCTCTCCATCGGAAACTCTTAA GGTGACCCCAACAGCTGTCCCCTCTCTAGAATTAGAAGCCCGTCAACTGTTTGCCGATGAGGAGAAGAACGAACACGAATTAATTTCATCAAAAGAGATCGTAAACAAATTCGTACCCGTAGAGGCTGAAAAACCAAGAGAGAAACGTTTCTTCGGTGGTGGAATTGCGGCTTCTACTACGATCATTTCCTATTCGTTTATCGGAGCAACTGTGACGAGCACAGTTCTCTTGGACCCGACAGCCGGTGGCCTTGCCGCTTGCTTACCAGCCGGCTATGTGGTCTGCGCATAA